One genomic window of Dama dama isolate Ldn47 chromosome 7, ASM3311817v1, whole genome shotgun sequence includes the following:
- the LOC133059276 gene encoding olfactory receptor 5V1-like, which translates to MKGENQTVLFEFIILGFSNLNELKFLLFTIFLVAYICTLGGNTFIILVTMTDPRLHTPMYFFLENLAFLDICYTTTNVPQMMVHLLSERKSISYLGCMLQLFAFIFFVGSESLLLAAMAYDRYIAICKPLRYSVIMNKVLHSRLAASCWTGGFLNSMVHTGLTFRLPFCGHNEINYFFCDIPPLLILSCGDTSVNELALLSIGVFIGWTPFLCIILSYLYIISTILRIRSSQGRQKAFSTCASHLIIVLLYYGSSIFTYVRPISAYSLEKDRLISVLYSLVTPMLNPIIYSLRNKDIKEAAKVVGKKWQASSSLSFAA; encoded by the coding sequence ATGAAAGGAGAAAACCAAACGGTTCTATTTGAGTTTAtcatcttgggattctccaacTTAAATGAGTtgaaatttttacttttcactATTTTCCTGGTAGCATATATTTGTACTTTGGGAGGAAATACCTTCATAATTTTGGTGACCATGACTGATCCACGCCTGCACACtcccatgtatttttttctggaaaacttAGCTTTTCTTGACATCTGCTACACCACCACTAATGTTCCCCAGATGATGGTACATCTACTATCAGAGAGAAAAAGCATTTCTTATTTGGGTTGCATGCTGCAactttttgcatttatattttttgttgGGTCAGAGTCCCTGCTTCTGGCAGCTATGGCATATGATCGCTACATTGCAATCTGTAAGCCCTTAAGGTATTCGGTTATTATGAACAAGGTCCTGCATAGCCGGTTAGCAGCCTCCTGCTGGACTGGTGGTTTCCTCAACTCAATGGTGCACACAGGACTGACATTCCGCCTGCCCTTCTGTGGCCACAACGAGATTAATTATTTCTTCTGTGACATCCCCCCTTTGCTGATCTTGTCTTGCGGAGACACTTCTGTCAATGAGTTGGCCCTACTATCCATTGGGGTCTTCATTGGTTGGACTCCTTTTTTGTGTATCATACTTTCCTACCTTTatattatttctaccattttaagGATCAGGTCTTCTCAGGGGAGGCAAAAGGCCTTTTCTACCTGTGCTTCCCACCTGATCATTGTCCTTCTCTATTATGGCAGCTCCATCTTCACATATGTACGACCCATATCAGCGTATTCACTGGAGAAAGACAGACTGATCTCAGTATTGTACAGTCTTGTCACCCCCATGTTAAACCCTATTATCTACTCTTTGAGGAATAAGGATATCAAAGAGGCTGCAAAAGTTGTGGGGAAAAAGTGGCAGGCTTCAAGCTCCCTCTCTTTTGCTGCgtaa
- the LOC133059115 gene encoding olfactory receptor 5V1: MEGKNQTALSEFIILGFSNLNELQFLLFTIFFLTYVCTLGGNVFIILVSVLDPRLHTPMYHFLGNLAFLDICYTTTNVPQMMVHLLSEKKSISYGGCVAQLFAFIFFVGSECLLLAAMAYDRYIAICKPLRYSVIMNKVLHSRLAASCWTGGFLNSVVHTVLTFRLPFCGHNEINYFFCDIPPLLILSCGDMSVNELALLCIGVLVGWTPFLCIVLSYLYIISTILRIRSSEGRQKAFSTCASHLIIVLLYYGSAIFTYVRPISTYSLEKDRLISVLYSIVTPMLNPVIYTLRNKDIKEAAKVVGRKWQPPILSFDI, translated from the coding sequence ATGGAAGGAAAGAATCAAACAGCTCTGTCTGAATTTATAATTTTGGGATTCTCCAACCTAAATGAACTGCAATTTTTGCTATTCACcatcttctttctgacttacgtcTGTACTTTAGGAGGAAATGTATTCATTATCTTGGTGTCTGTGCTTGATCCACGTCTACATACACCCATGTACCATTTTTTAGGGAATTTGGCTTTTCTTGACATCTGCTATACCACTACCAATGTTCCCCAGATGATGGTCCATCTGCTATCAGAGAAAAAGAGCATTTCCTATGGTGGATGTGTGGCTCAactttttgccttcattttttttgttgGATCAGAGTGTCTCCTCCTGGCAGCTATGGCATATGATCGCTACATTGCAATCTGTAAGCCCTTAAGGTATTCGGTTATTATGAACAAGGTCCTGCATAGCCGGTTAGCAGCCTCCTGCTGGACTGGTGGTTTCCTCAACTCTGTGGTGCACACAGTACTGACATTCCGTCTGCCTTTCTGTGGCCACAACGAGATTAATTATTTCTTCTGTGACATCCCCCCTTTGCTGATCTTGTCTTGCGGGGACATGTCTGTCAATGAGTTGGCCCTACTATGCATTGGGGTCCTCGTTGGCTGGACTCCCTTCTTGTGTATTGTCCTTTCCTACCTCTACATTATCTCCACCATCTTGAGGATCCGCTCCTCAGAGGGGAGGCAAAAGGCCTTTTCTACCTGTGCCTCCCACCTCATCATTGTCCTTCTCTATTATGGCAGTGCCATCTTCACGTACGTGCGGCCCATCTCAACTTACTCACTGGAGAAAGACAGACTAATCTCGGTATTGTATAGCATTGTCACCCCCATGCTAAACCCTGTAATTTACACGTTGAGGAATAAGGATATTAAAGAGGCTGCAAAAGTTGTGGGGAGAAAGTGGCAGCCACCAATACTCTCTTTTGATATATAA